A window of Campylobacter pinnipediorum subsp. pinnipediorum contains these coding sequences:
- the frr gene encoding ribosome recycling factor, which translates to MINDIYKNQKENNDKALVALKRDFTTLRTGKVNINILDHVYVDYYGTPTPLNQVATVIATDASTITITPWEKTMIKEISTAIQAANIGVNPNSDGDSVKLFFPPMTMEQRKENAKQAKAMGEKAKVSIRNVRKDANDEVKKLEKEKAVSEDEIKKAQDEIQKITDDYNSKIDAIVKEKEAELLKV; encoded by the coding sequence ATGATAAATGATATCTATAAAAATCAAAAGGAAAATAACGACAAAGCATTAGTTGCTTTAAAAAGAGATTTTACGACATTAAGAACTGGAAAAGTTAATATAAATATATTAGATCATGTTTATGTTGATTATTATGGAACACCAACACCATTAAATCAAGTTGCTACGGTTATAGCAACGGATGCATCTACGATAACTATCACTCCTTGGGAAAAAACGATGATTAAAGAAATATCCACAGCTATCCAAGCTGCAAATATTGGCGTAAACCCAAATAGTGATGGCGATAGTGTTAAATTATTTTTCCCACCTATGACTATGGAGCAAAGAAAAGAGAATGCAAAACAAGCTAAAGCAATGGGAGAAAAAGCAAAAGTAAGCATCAGAAATGTAAGAAAAGACGCAAACGATGAAGTTAAAAAACTTGAAAAAGAAAAAGCAGTAAGCGAAGATGAGATAAAAAAAGCTCAAGATGAAATTCAAAAAATTACTGATGATTATAACTCTAAAATTGATGCTATAGTCAAAGAAAAAGAAGCAGAACTTTTAAAGGTATAA
- the pyrE gene encoding orotate phosphoribosyltransferase — translation MNIEKIYKECGAYLQGHFLLSSGKHSEFYLQSAKVLENPSLAGILADELASIINNSSIEFDSVCSPALGGLLAGYELARASKKRFIFTERVEGKMSLRRGFEVLNGEKFIICEDIITTGGSALESAKIIEELGGVVVGFAALANRGFCKLTNLDTGSKPECKLPFDKPLFALGNFEFEIYDEENCPLCKNGTKAIKPGSRGNN, via the coding sequence GTGAATATAGAAAAAATTTACAAAGAGTGCGGGGCATATTTACAGGGTCATTTCTTGCTTAGTAGTGGAAAGCACTCTGAGTTTTATCTGCAAAGTGCAAAAGTTCTTGAAAATCCATCTTTGGCTGGAATCTTAGCGGATGAATTGGCTAGCATTATAAATAATTCAAGCATTGAGTTTGATAGTGTTTGTTCGCCAGCACTTGGTGGTTTGCTTGCCGGATATGAGTTAGCAAGAGCTAGCAAGAAAAGGTTTATTTTTACCGAAAGAGTAGAAGGTAAAATGTCTTTAAGGCGTGGATTTGAAGTTTTAAATGGAGAAAAATTTATAATTTGCGAAGACATTATTACGACTGGTGGTTCTGCCTTAGAAAGTGCAAAAATTATTGAAGAACTTGGCGGAGTTGTTGTTGGTTTTGCGGCTTTAGCAAATAGAGGATTTTGTAAATTAACAAATTTAGATACGGGCTCAAAACCAGAATGTAAACTACCATTTGATAAGCCATTATTTGCACTTGGAAATTTTGAGTTTGAAATTTATGATGAAGAAAATTGCCCTCTTTGCAAAAATGGCACAAAAGCCATAAAGCCTGGAAGCAGAGGTAACAACTAA
- a CDS encoding RDD family protein: protein MAQKAKAKIAPISLRIKAFIVDTFMILMPILYITTYIILDGKEDFQNSQIAIFACNAMFCIALSIFFAKLAQTPGYKSQQIYLISLKSGKKITFLQAVFRYICFVFAGCSIVGLLLCFFRKDRLNLHDLMTKTAAVLPNSKAK, encoded by the coding sequence TTGGCACAAAAAGCCAAAGCAAAAATTGCTCCTATTAGCCTAAGAATCAAAGCTTTCATTGTTGATACGTTTATGATTCTTATGCCTATTTTATACATCACAACATACATAATACTAGATGGAAAAGAAGACTTTCAAAACTCTCAAATAGCAATCTTTGCTTGCAATGCAATGTTTTGTATTGCGCTATCTATATTTTTTGCAAAATTAGCACAAACACCTGGCTATAAGTCACAACAAATATATCTAATAAGTTTAAAAAGTGGAAAAAAGATAACATTTTTGCAAGCGGTTTTTAGATACATATGCTTTGTATTTGCTGGATGTAGCATAGTTGGTTTATTGCTTTGTTTTTTTAGAAAAGATAGATTAAATTTGCATGACTTGATGACAAAAACAGCGGCAGTATTACCAAATAGCAAAGCAAAATAA
- the tpx gene encoding thiol peroxidase has product MTKFQGNPVKLFGTQIKVGDKAPVVEVVGKDLNTIKIGEAGKTQVVVVVPSLDTPVCASEARKFNEKAASKTGVEVVVVSMDLPFAMGRFCTTEGIENVQVGSDFRGAEFGKAYGVLIEDSVLKGLLARAIFVLKDGKVAYTQIVPEVTEEPDYEAVFAAL; this is encoded by the coding sequence ATGACAAAATTTCAAGGAAACCCAGTAAAATTATTCGGAACACAAATTAAAGTAGGTGACAAAGCACCAGTAGTAGAAGTAGTAGGAAAAGATCTTAACACTATTAAAATCGGCGAGGCTGGCAAAACTCAAGTAGTTGTAGTAGTGCCTTCGCTAGATACTCCTGTATGTGCTTCAGAAGCTCGCAAATTTAATGAAAAAGCTGCAAGCAAGACTGGCGTAGAGGTTGTTGTTGTAAGCATGGACTTACCGTTTGCTATGGGTCGTTTCTGCACCACAGAAGGCATAGAAAATGTACAAGTAGGTAGTGACTTTAGAGGTGCTGAGTTTGGTAAGGCCTATGGTGTTCTTATTGAAGATTCTGTTCTTAAAGGTTTGCTTGCTCGTGCTATTTTTGTTCTTAAGGATGGTAAAGTAGCATATACTCAAATAGTTCCTGAAGTAACAGAAGAACCTGATTACGAAGCAGTTTTCGCTGCTCTATAA
- a CDS encoding shikimate dehydrogenase, translating to MKLFAVIGNPITHSISPILHNKAMLDLGLECSYSRYELSNGSDIISKFKALSLSGANVTVPYKEFALNLSDKVCDTTKSIGSANTLVLKNQKIYAYNTDADGFFKSIKDFKGIKKALVIGAGGTAKAISYILNKNNIEVCILNRSKHRFSDFINFRCYDWVDFKSEQFDIVINTTSAGLKDDNLCAPIELLEQVLCDSKFAFDVIYGKKTPFLKLADKYNLTYKDGKDMLLFQAVLAFNLFFDNAFDEEKIEKSMREVLNLKL from the coding sequence ATGAAATTATTTGCTGTTATTGGTAATCCAATAACACATTCCATATCGCCTATTTTGCACAATAAGGCGATGTTGGATTTAGGATTAGAGTGTTCATACTCTAGGTATGAATTGTCTAACGGTAGTGATATTATTTCTAAATTTAAAGCACTCTCTTTATCTGGTGCAAATGTTACAGTTCCATATAAAGAGTTTGCTCTAAATTTAAGCGATAAAGTGTGCGATACAACAAAATCAATAGGTTCTGCAAATACGCTTGTCTTAAAAAATCAAAAAATATATGCATACAATACAGATGCTGATGGTTTTTTTAAGTCCATAAAAGATTTTAAAGGCATAAAAAAAGCATTGGTTATAGGTGCTGGCGGGACAGCAAAAGCTATATCTTATATACTTAATAAAAATAATATAGAAGTTTGTATTTTAAATAGGAGCAAGCATAGATTTTCTGATTTTATAAATTTTAGATGTTATGATTGGGTAGATTTTAAATCAGAGCAATTTGATATAGTTATAAATACAACATCTGCTGGTTTAAAAGATGATAATTTATGTGCACCTATAGAATTGTTAGAACAAGTTTTATGCGATAGTAAATTTGCATTTGATGTCATATATGGTAAAAAAACACCTTTTTTAAAACTCGCAGACAAATACAATCTTACATATAAAGATGGTAAGGATATGCTATTATTTCAAGCTGTATTAGCTTTTAATTTGTTCTTTGATAATGCTTTTGATGAAGAAAAAATAGAAAAATCAATGAGAGAAGTTTTAAATCTTAAATTATAA
- a CDS encoding SPOR domain-containing protein — MQNSDELKDILLDNEDDTKNLKLKKVLILVAALSILFLIVIATMKIINSNDNNVSSDNELDSRLALPPIPDEKSEQNLISSVNNSGNNEQLFEQVPILPENKSQDDFEDMVKRLKEKENIKQETAPKEAIKEQKINKVIKEVQDQLPETVKQLEKETAKQEIKDKKTNKQSTAKKPVVEKVIKETRPSLNQKTKDVKKVQNNVSKESKITAGAYIQVSATSKVEPDKKELNNILIKGYEYKTLRVGSTTKVLIGPFDSSKLKIELEKIRKTINKGAFVYRVK, encoded by the coding sequence ATGCAAAATAGTGACGAATTAAAAGATATACTTTTAGATAATGAGGATGATACCAAGAATTTAAAGCTTAAAAAAGTTTTAATATTAGTTGCTGCTTTGAGTATACTTTTTTTAATAGTTATAGCTACAATGAAAATTATAAATTCTAACGATAATAATGTTTCTTCTGATAATGAGCTGGATTCTAGATTAGCTTTGCCTCCTATACCTGATGAAAAATCTGAACAAAATTTAATTTCTTCTGTAAATAACTCGGGTAACAATGAGCAATTATTTGAACAAGTTCCAATATTACCGGAAAATAAATCGCAAGATGATTTTGAAGATATGGTAAAAAGATTGAAAGAAAAAGAAAATATTAAACAAGAAACAGCACCAAAAGAAGCAATTAAAGAACAAAAAATTAACAAAGTAATAAAAGAAGTTCAAGATCAATTACCTGAAACAGTAAAACAACTAGAGAAAGAAACAGCAAAGCAAGAGATAAAAGATAAAAAAACAAATAAACAATCTACTGCTAAAAAACCTGTTGTAGAAAAAGTCATAAAAGAAACTAGACCTTCTTTAAATCAAAAGACAAAAGATGTAAAAAAGGTTCAAAATAATGTTTCTAAAGAAAGTAAAATAACAGCAGGTGCTTATATTCAGGTTTCAGCAACTTCAAAGGTAGAGCCAGATAAAAAAGAATTAAATAATATCTTAATTAAGGGATATGAATATAAGACTCTAAGAGTTGGAAGTACTACAAAGGTGTTAATAGGTCCTTTTGATAGTTCTAAACTAAAAATCGAATTAGAAAAAATCAGAAAAACTATAAATAAAGGTGCATTTGTTTACAGAGTAAAATAA
- a CDS encoding DUF1882 domain-containing protein produces MQNIDITLIKMITNHYYIKRDNIVNKIEYKGKTFFDKFEKVDEILNYKVIKEHDDKNIIAAHSLINNFDKVENIVFDYNGRTPERFWHRAQLLLREEGFINFTAYESKTEGHLHLYVHKGHTTFNEACQLANMLSMKLSQRLPREWRMFPTMELPKEFNILALPYKLYQKERGASWSKHM; encoded by the coding sequence ATGCAAAATATAGATATAACTCTTATAAAAATGATTACCAATCATTATTATATAAAAAGAGATAATATAGTAAATAAAATTGAGTATAAGGGCAAGACTTTTTTTGATAAATTTGAAAAAGTCGATGAAATACTAAACTATAAAGTCATTAAAGAACATGATGATAAAAATATAATAGCAGCTCATTCACTTATCAATAACTTTGATAAAGTTGAAAATATAGTGTTTGATTATAATGGTAGAACACCTGAGCGTTTTTGGCATAGAGCCCAACTTTTGCTTAGGGAAGAGGGTTTTATAAACTTCACCGCCTATGAAAGCAAGACTGAAGGTCATTTACATCTTTATGTTCATAAAGGACATACTACATTTAATGAAGCTTGTCAACTTGCAAATATGTTAAGTATGAAGTTATCGCAGCGATTGCCTAGAGAATGGAGAATGTTTCCAACAATGGAACTACCAAAAGAATTTAATATACTAGCATTGCCTTATAAGCTGTATCAAAAAGAGCGCGGGGCTAGCTGGTCAAAACATATGTAA
- a CDS encoding serine hydroxymethyltransferase, producing the protein MSVENFDKEICDLAQKELQRQTHHLEMIASENFTYPEVMEVMGSILTNKYAEGYPNKRYYGGCEFVDQIEQIAIDRCKQLFGCEFANVQPNSGSQANQGVYGAFLQSGDRILGMDLSHGGHLTHGAKVSSSGKIYESFFYGVELDGRINYDKVLEIAKIVRPKLIVCGASAYAREIDFSKFRQIADEVGAFLFADVAHIAGLVVAGEHNHPFPYCDVVSSTTHKTLRGPRGGIIMTNNEEYAKKINSSIFPGIQGGPLMHVIAGKAVGFKHNLSPEWKQYAKQVKANAKKLGDVMIYRGYDLVSGGTDNHLILLSFLNKEFSGKDADIALGNAGITVNKNTVPGETRSPFVTSGVRIGSPALTARGMKEQEFEFIGNKIADVLDDITNISLQEKIKSELKELASKFIIYDKAMF; encoded by the coding sequence ATGAGTGTTGAAAATTTTGATAAAGAGATTTGTGATTTAGCACAAAAAGAGTTACAACGTCAAACACATCACCTTGAAATGATAGCAAGTGAAAATTTTACATATCCCGAGGTTATGGAAGTTATGGGCTCTATTCTTACAAACAAATATGCCGAAGGATATCCAAATAAAAGGTATTACGGCGGATGTGAATTTGTTGATCAAATTGAACAAATTGCTATAGATAGATGCAAGCAACTTTTTGGATGTGAGTTTGCAAATGTTCAACCAAATTCAGGTTCTCAAGCAAATCAGGGTGTTTATGGAGCTTTCTTGCAGTCTGGAGATAGAATTTTAGGTATGGACTTGAGTCACGGAGGGCACCTTACTCATGGAGCAAAAGTTAGTAGTTCTGGTAAAATTTATGAGAGCTTTTTTTATGGTGTCGAATTAGATGGTCGTATAAATTACGATAAAGTTTTGGAGATCGCTAAAATAGTAAGACCAAAGCTTATAGTTTGTGGCGCTAGCGCTTATGCTAGAGAGATAGATTTTTCTAAATTTAGACAAATTGCTGATGAAGTAGGTGCATTTTTATTTGCTGATGTGGCACATATTGCCGGTCTTGTTGTTGCTGGTGAGCATAATCATCCTTTTCCTTATTGTGATGTTGTTAGTTCAACAACTCATAAGACATTGCGTGGACCAAGAGGTGGTATCATTATGACAAATAATGAAGAATATGCAAAGAAAATAAACTCTAGTATTTTCCCTGGTATCCAAGGTGGACCATTAATGCATGTTATTGCTGGTAAAGCAGTCGGATTTAAACACAACCTAAGCCCTGAGTGGAAACAGTATGCAAAACAAGTAAAAGCTAATGCAAAAAAATTAGGCGATGTGATGATTTATAGAGGTTATGATTTGGTAAGTGGCGGAACTGACAATCACCTTATATTGCTAAGCTTTTTAAATAAAGAATTTAGCGGAAAAGATGCGGATATTGCTTTAGGAAATGCTGGCATAACTGTAAATAAAAACACAGTTCCAGGAGAGACAAGAAGTCCTTTTGTAACAAGTGGTGTTCGTATAGGTTCTCCAGCTTTAACAGCAAGAGGTATGAAAGAGCAAGAATTTGAGTTTATAGGAAACAAAATTGCCGATGTTTTAGATGATATAACTAACATTTCTTTACAAGAAAAGATTAAAAGTGAGCTTAAAGAACTTGCTAGTAAATTTATTATATATGATAAAGCGATGTTTTAA
- the lysS gene encoding lysine--tRNA ligase, with amino-acid sequence MISYNQLETQRLKTANELKEKGINPYPHFIRKDMSIAKFKSKFNYITELDDKKEDSILVSLAGRIKLMRIAGKAVFANIEDESGSVQIYFNKNTLGEEWFNEVKNNIEVGDIIRVRGYAFVTQKGEFSLHVNELQLATKAISPLPEKYHGLVDIEIRYRQRYLDMIMNPEVKKDFKTRSIVISTIRKFIEEKGFLEVETPMMHPIAGGANARPFVTFHNTLGVDRFLRIAPELYLKRLVVGGFEAVYEMNRCFRNEGMDLTHNPEFTSIEFYWAYHTYRDLMNLTEELFSTLLDALDMDKIIEFDGMKLDFSKPFARINYKKAITEIGGIDPEIVEDREKILEKLNADGFLANDKLDLGHLQAELFDNYVEEKLINPTFIVDFPISISPLSRRSDDNPMVAERFELFIAGRELANGFNELNDPIDQYERFAAQIEGKKAGDDEAHEMDEDYVRALSHGMPPTAGEGLGIDRLVMLLTNKKSIRDVILFPAMRPLKSENKKGE; translated from the coding sequence GTGATTTCTTATAACCAACTCGAAACTCAAAGACTTAAAACAGCAAATGAATTAAAAGAAAAAGGTATAAATCCTTATCCTCATTTTATTAGAAAAGATATGAGCATAGCCAAGTTTAAATCAAAATTTAACTATATCACAGAACTTGACGATAAAAAAGAAGATAGTATTTTGGTTTCTTTGGCTGGGCGTATAAAGCTTATGCGTATAGCGGGCAAAGCTGTTTTTGCAAATATAGAAGATGAAAGCGGAAGCGTACAAATATATTTTAACAAAAACACTTTGGGCGAAGAGTGGTTTAATGAGGTTAAAAATAATATTGAAGTAGGTGATATTATAAGGGTTAGAGGATATGCTTTTGTTACTCAAAAAGGTGAGTTTTCGCTGCATGTTAATGAGCTACAGCTGGCAACAAAGGCTATATCTCCGCTTCCAGAAAAATATCACGGACTTGTGGATATAGAGATAAGATATCGCCAAAGATATCTTGACATGATAATGAATCCAGAAGTTAAAAAAGATTTTAAAACCCGCTCAATAGTTATTAGTACTATTAGAAAATTCATAGAAGAAAAGGGCTTTTTGGAAGTTGAAACTCCAATGATGCACCCTATAGCTGGCGGCGCAAATGCAAGACCATTTGTTACATTTCATAATACCTTAGGTGTTGATAGATTTTTAAGAATTGCTCCAGAGTTATACTTAAAACGTTTAGTTGTTGGTGGTTTTGAGGCCGTTTATGAGATGAATAGATGTTTTAGAAACGAGGGCATGGATTTAACCCATAATCCCGAGTTTACAAGTATAGAGTTTTATTGGGCCTATCATACTTATAGGGATTTGATGAATTTGACAGAAGAGTTATTTAGCACGCTTTTAGATGCACTTGATATGGATAAGATTATTGAATTTGATGGTATGAAATTGGATTTTTCAAAACCATTTGCAAGAATAAACTATAAAAAAGCCATTACTGAAATAGGTGGAATAGATCCTGAAATAGTTGAAGATAGAGAGAAAATTTTAGAAAAGCTAAATGCTGATGGATTTTTAGCTAATGATAAATTAGACTTAGGCCATCTTCAGGCAGAACTTTTTGACAACTATGTTGAAGAAAAATTAATTAACCCAACATTTATAGTTGATTTTCCTATATCAATAAGCCCGCTTTCAAGAAGAAGTGATGATAATCCAATGGTTGCGGAAAGATTTGAGCTTTTTATCGCAGGAAGAGAACTTGCAAACGGATTTAACGAATTAAATGATCCTATTGATCAATATGAACGTTTTGCTGCTCAGATTGAGGGTAAAAAAGCAGGCGACGATGAAGCTCATGAAATGGATGAAGATTATGTTAGAGCTTTGAGCCATGGTATGCCTCCTACCGCTGGAGAAGGTCTTGGTATAGACAGGCTTGTTATGCTACTTACAAACAAAAAATCAATTAGAGATGTTATATTGTTCCCAGCGATGAGACCTTTAAAATCTGAAAATAAAAAAGGAGAATAG
- a CDS encoding Fur family transcriptional regulator: protein MIENLEYDAILEKFKKILRDNGLKYTKQREVLIKTLYNSDEHFTPEKLYIAIKEEYPELNVGIATVYRTLNLLEESDMVTSISFGSQGKKFELATKPHHDHLICKKCGLIVEFEDSIIEKRQTAIAKENGFRLTGHMMQLYGVCEQCSKNNIKGK, encoded by the coding sequence ATGATAGAAAATTTAGAATATGATGCAATACTTGAGAAGTTTAAAAAAATTCTTCGTGACAATGGTCTAAAATACACGAAGCAAAGAGAAGTTTTAATAAAAACTCTTTATAATAGCGATGAGCATTTTACCCCAGAAAAATTATATATAGCAATAAAAGAAGAGTATCCTGAACTTAATGTAGGAATAGCAACAGTTTATAGAACATTAAATTTATTAGAAGAATCAGACATGGTTACCTCTATAAGTTTTGGTTCTCAAGGTAAAAAATTTGAACTTGCTACTAAGCCACATCACGATCATTTGATTTGCAAAAAGTGTGGTCTTATAGTTGAATTTGAAGATTCTATAATTGAAAAAAGGCAAACAGCTATTGCTAAAGAGAATGGATTTAGACTAACTGGACACATGATGCAATTATATGGTGTGTGTGAACAATGTTCAAAAAATAATATAAAAGGTAAATAA
- a CDS encoding CvpA family protein, translated as MQIVEWFDIAIVGIVLILGIKGLINGLIREVFGLIGLIGGLIVSSRFSNLAGEFIDKNIYKINNSSMLEFISFICLWICFWILCILIGKFLAKLVGASGLGFVDRVGGFLAGSGKIFLTLAAVLAVISNTNLNSTIAPFFTNSKVYPVLLQSGKWIINMDVQAIKNDVANIVNRPSKDTKVDNLINLSPEEIIKDNNISNEKLLIEMGDINTTQGEQK; from the coding sequence ATGCAAATAGTTGAATGGTTTGATATCGCGATAGTAGGAATTGTTTTAATACTAGGTATTAAGGGTCTTATAAACGGTCTTATAAGAGAAGTTTTTGGTCTTATAGGTCTTATTGGTGGTCTTATTGTATCTAGTAGGTTTTCAAATTTAGCTGGCGAGTTTATTGATAAAAATATTTATAAAATAAATAATTCATCAATGCTTGAGTTTATAAGCTTTATTTGTTTGTGGATTTGTTTTTGGATACTTTGTATATTAATAGGTAAGTTTTTGGCAAAATTGGTTGGTGCTAGTGGTCTTGGTTTTGTAGACAGAGTTGGTGGATTTTTAGCTGGAAGTGGTAAAATTTTCCTAACTCTTGCTGCTGTTTTAGCGGTTATTTCAAATACTAACTTAAACTCTACAATAGCTCCATTTTTTACAAATAGCAAGGTTTATCCAGTGCTTTTACAGTCTGGAAAATGGATAATAAATATGGATGTGCAGGCTATTAAAAATGATGTTGCAAATATAGTCAATAGACCATCGAAGGACACCAAGGTTGATAATTTAATCAATCTATCACCAGAAGAAATAATAAAAGACAACAACATTAGTAATGAAAAATTACTAATAGAAATGGGAGACATAAATACTACCCAAGGAGAGCAAAAATGA
- a CDS encoding type IV pilus twitching motility protein PilT: MDNLEVRSNINADIETLLKTVVFNKASDLHLITNAEPQIRIDGVLRPLELGVLCGKDIENLCYALITDTQKSELENNKELDFAIELPNIGRFRGNYYYTNNGELAAAFRIIPLDVPSLDQLKSPAVFKELIRREKGLILVTGPTGSGKSTTLAAMLNEINLRERKHIITVEDPVEFVHENKKSLFSYRNIGTDTQSYARALKYALRQDPDIILVGELRDRETVSTAITAAETGHLVFGTLHTNSAIQTINRIVDSFDGSEQVQIRNMLSISLATIISQSLIPKVGGGRVAVHEIFLNNAATSNLIRENKIHQVYSQMQLNQQQTGMQTQTQALLKALKSGYITKENALRYSTNQTELSNLINSGI, from the coding sequence ATGGATAATCTGGAAGTAAGAAGTAATATAAATGCAGATATAGAAACTTTATTAAAAACAGTTGTCTTTAATAAAGCAAGTGATTTACATCTTATAACTAACGCAGAACCTCAAATAAGAATAGATGGTGTTTTAAGGCCTTTGGAACTTGGTGTTTTATGTGGTAAAGATATAGAAAATCTTTGTTACGCCCTTATAACAGATACTCAAAAAAGCGAACTTGAGAACAACAAAGAACTTGACTTTGCAATAGAGTTGCCAAATATAGGTCGTTTTAGAGGTAATTATTATTATACAAATAATGGTGAATTGGCAGCAGCTTTTCGTATCATTCCTTTAGATGTGCCATCGTTGGATCAATTAAAATCCCCTGCTGTTTTTAAAGAACTTATAAGAAGAGAAAAAGGTCTTATTCTTGTTACTGGGCCAACAGGGAGCGGAAAATCAACGACACTTGCTGCTATGTTAAATGAGATAAATCTAAGAGAACGAAAGCATATAATTACCGTTGAGGATCCAGTTGAGTTTGTTCATGAAAATAAAAAATCTTTATTTTCATATAGAAATATAGGCACTGACACGCAATCTTATGCAAGAGCCTTAAAATATGCATTGCGCCAAGATCCAGATATTATACTTGTTGGTGAGTTGAGGGATAGAGAGACTGTTTCAACTGCTATTACAGCTGCCGAAACTGGACACTTGGTTTTTGGAACACTGCATACAAACTCAGCAATACAGACTATAAATAGAATTGTTGATAGTTTTGATGGTAGCGAGCAAGTTCAAATTAGAAATATGCTTAGTATATCACTCGCCACTATTATATCTCAGAGTCTTATACCAAAAGTTGGTGGGGGCAGGGTAGCTGTTCATGAAATTTTTTTAAACAATGCTGCAACTTCGAATCTTATTCGTGAAAATAAGATCCATCAAGTTTATTCACAGATGCAATTAAACCAGCAACAAACTGGTATGCAGACACAAACGCAGGCGTTGTTAAAAGCTTTAAAAAGTGGCTATATAACAAAGGAAAATGCTCTAAGGTATTCTACAAACCAAACAGAGCTTTCAAATTTAATTAATTCGGGAATATAA
- the gatC gene encoding Asp-tRNA(Asn)/Glu-tRNA(Gln) amidotransferase subunit GatC translates to MNIDDRLLDKLEKLSSIKIKDEKREEIKQQLSEIVSFVDILNELDLSKDNAVVSITSGGTPLREDKITASYVIDDVLKNSPSREVNFFVVPKIIE, encoded by the coding sequence GTGAATATAGATGATAGATTGCTTGATAAACTAGAAAAACTTTCCTCGATAAAAATAAAAGATGAAAAGAGAGAAGAGATAAAACAGCAACTTAGCGAAATAGTATCTTTTGTTGATATTTTAAATGAGCTTGATTTAAGTAAAGATAATGCAGTTGTAAGTATTACAAGTGGCGGAACACCTTTAAGGGAAGATAAGATTACCGCATCTTATGTTATAGATGATGTTTTAAAAAATTCCCCATCTAGAGAAGTGAATTTTTTTGTGGTTCCAAAAATAATAGAGTAA